A genomic window from Exiguobacterium acetylicum DSM 20416 includes:
- the polA gene encoding DNA polymerase I: protein MMENKLLLIDGNSLTYRAFFALPPMTDAQGRNTNAAYGFTMMLLKLLEEEQPTHMLVAFDASSETFRHDVYQEYKGSREKTPSELREQFPIVRDICEALGIQMMELHRYEADDLIGTLARTMPTDRTRIVTGDKDLLQLVTDKIEVLITKRGITDVQCMTEELFAETYGGLKPIQMIDLKGLMGDKSDNIPGIPGIGEKTAVKLISAYGSVEGLYEHVEDLKGKQKEKVIANEELARLSKELATIKVDVPLETTLEDLQIRDVDTQVPYSLFQSLGFKSLTNRFAPVVKEEDKEQLNVVTITSLPEDVTDAVLLAEQLREDYMEEDIIGFAIATPDTIYVAAPTLVEDPAFRQWIESEHRKICLDAKQVAFALRKHALTLNGYEDLLLAGYLLNLSGGTTLASIAGHYALMAPNEEAVLGKGAKRLAPADDVLHPYLAEKARMIELLFPKVREELKANQQYELYETLERPLSGVLAEMEWTGIRVDVATLQSMQADLAGRLTELETLVFEAAGESFNINSPKQLGVILFEKLELPAFKKTKTGYSTAADVLEKLRPLHPVIDHIMLYRELQKLQSTYVEGLQKVIKEDGKIHTRFAQTIAQTGRLSSVNPNLQNIPIRIEEGRKIRKAFVPSEAGWSLYAADYSQIELRVMADMSQDQTLVDAFLHDEDIHTQTASSVFGVEPEDVTGNMRRQAKAVNFGIIYGISDYGLSQNLNITRKEAQSFIDRYFELFPQIKQFMDTAIETARANGFVETLMNRRRNIPDINSKNFNLRGFAERTAINTPIQGSAADIIKKAMLDVHAALQASDLKARLLLQVHDELIFEAPDEELEALQALVKQAMEQTVELSVPLRVDGGAGHTWYETK, encoded by the coding sequence ATGATGGAAAATAAATTGCTATTGATTGATGGGAACTCGTTGACCTATCGGGCGTTTTTCGCCTTACCACCAATGACGGATGCGCAAGGACGAAATACGAACGCAGCTTATGGCTTTACGATGATGTTATTGAAGTTGCTCGAGGAAGAACAACCGACCCATATGCTCGTTGCCTTTGATGCTTCGAGTGAAACGTTCCGTCATGATGTCTATCAGGAGTATAAGGGAAGTCGGGAAAAGACACCGTCCGAACTACGTGAGCAATTCCCGATCGTCCGGGATATCTGTGAAGCGCTCGGTATTCAAATGATGGAACTCCATCGCTATGAGGCAGATGATTTGATTGGTACGCTCGCACGAACGATGCCGACGGATCGGACGCGGATCGTCACTGGAGATAAAGATTTACTTCAACTTGTCACGGATAAGATCGAAGTCTTGATCACGAAGCGTGGGATTACGGACGTCCAGTGCATGACTGAGGAACTGTTCGCTGAGACGTATGGTGGTCTAAAGCCGATTCAAATGATTGACCTGAAGGGGTTAATGGGGGATAAGTCGGATAATATTCCAGGGATTCCTGGAATTGGTGAAAAGACGGCGGTTAAACTGATTTCGGCATATGGTTCTGTCGAAGGACTGTATGAGCACGTCGAGGACTTAAAAGGGAAGCAAAAGGAAAAAGTCATCGCGAACGAAGAGCTAGCACGACTATCGAAAGAACTCGCGACAATTAAAGTCGATGTCCCGCTTGAGACGACGCTAGAGGATTTGCAAATTCGGGACGTTGATACCCAAGTTCCTTATTCGTTGTTCCAGTCGCTCGGCTTCAAGTCGTTGACGAATCGATTCGCCCCTGTCGTCAAAGAAGAGGATAAAGAGCAGTTGAACGTCGTGACGATTACGTCACTTCCTGAAGACGTCACCGATGCGGTATTGCTCGCTGAACAGCTTCGAGAGGATTACATGGAAGAAGACATCATCGGGTTTGCGATTGCGACGCCTGACACGATCTATGTTGCTGCTCCAACGCTCGTTGAGGATCCGGCATTCCGCCAATGGATCGAGTCAGAACATCGGAAGATTTGTCTCGATGCCAAACAAGTCGCATTCGCATTGCGTAAGCATGCCTTAACCTTAAACGGTTATGAGGATTTGTTATTAGCTGGTTACTTATTGAATTTAAGTGGCGGCACGACGCTCGCTTCAATTGCTGGTCATTATGCATTGATGGCACCGAACGAAGAAGCGGTCCTCGGCAAGGGAGCAAAACGTCTAGCCCCAGCGGATGACGTATTACACCCTTATCTTGCAGAGAAGGCACGGATGATCGAATTATTGTTCCCGAAAGTCCGGGAAGAGTTGAAGGCGAATCAGCAATATGAGCTGTATGAAACACTGGAACGTCCGCTATCAGGTGTCCTTGCTGAGATGGAGTGGACTGGGATTCGTGTCGACGTCGCGACGCTCCAATCGATGCAAGCGGATCTTGCCGGGCGTCTTACAGAACTTGAAACGTTGGTCTTTGAAGCTGCAGGTGAGTCGTTCAATATCAATTCACCGAAACAACTCGGTGTGATTCTGTTTGAAAAACTCGAACTACCAGCCTTCAAAAAAACAAAGACCGGCTATTCGACTGCCGCAGACGTTCTTGAAAAACTGCGTCCGTTGCATCCGGTCATTGATCACATCATGTTATATCGGGAGCTCCAAAAATTACAGTCGACGTATGTCGAAGGCTTACAAAAAGTCATCAAGGAAGACGGAAAGATTCATACCCGTTTTGCTCAGACGATTGCCCAGACAGGCCGTTTAAGTTCGGTCAATCCGAACCTTCAGAATATCCCGATTCGGATTGAAGAAGGACGGAAGATTCGAAAAGCCTTCGTTCCAAGTGAAGCAGGCTGGTCACTGTACGCTGCCGATTATTCACAAATCGAATTACGTGTCATGGCCGATATGTCGCAGGATCAGACGCTTGTCGATGCGTTCTTACATGATGAGGACATCCATACCCAAACGGCAAGTAGTGTCTTTGGTGTCGAACCGGAGGATGTCACAGGAAACATGCGTCGTCAGGCGAAAGCCGTCAACTTCGGCATCATTTACGGAATCAGCGATTATGGACTGTCACAAAACTTGAACATCACGCGGAAGGAAGCACAATCGTTCATCGATCGTTATTTCGAGCTGTTCCCGCAAATCAAACAGTTCATGGATACGGCGATCGAGACGGCACGAGCGAATGGATTCGTAGAAACGTTGATGAACCGCCGCCGTAATATTCCGGATATCAATTCGAAAAACTTCAACTTACGCGGTTTTGCGGAACGTACGGCGATCAATACGCCGATTCAAGGTTCGGCTGCGGATATCATTAAAAAAGCGATGCTTGATGTGCATGCTGCCTTACAAGCATCGGATCTAAAAGCACGTTTGTTACTACAAGTACACGATGAATTGATTTTTGAAGCACCGGACGAAGAACTTGAAGCCTTACAAGCGCTTGTCAAACAAGCGATGGAGCAGACCGTCGAACTATCCGTACCGTTACGCGTCGATGGGGGCGCAGGACATACGTGGTACGAAACGAAGTAA